Genomic DNA from Corylus avellana chromosome ca4, CavTom2PMs-1.0:
ATGGCAAGGAGATGACATATAGGCTGCCAGGAAATAATGCAATACAAAATCAACTACCAAACTaaatagaaagaaacaaaatatagcATTGCATGGATTCAGAACATACGATTAATTCTTCCATGAGCGCGGTAGGTACGGCGCCTTTGCTTCTGTGCTTGGTTCACCTGGATGTGAGATATATGGAGAGCATCGACATCCAAACCCTTCACCTGGAACATTTTATGTACCAGATATTAGTTAAGATTATGGATGAACAAGAcagtaaaaaaggaaaagcagaTGTAACATACTTCAGCATTACTCTCAGCATTCTTGAGCAAATCCAGGATGAATTTAGCAGATTTAGCAGGCCAGCGCCCTTGACCATTTGAATGCCTGTTCTTCGCCTGAGCAGTCCGGCCAACACCACGGCAGAAGCGTCGGAATGGGATCGCCTGTTTGTGGGCCAGAACATCCTCCAAATATCTCTTAGCCTTGACCAATGGCAACTTTCTGATCGCAAAGGCAGTCTCCCTAGTGTTCTATAGGCAGACGTAAGGTAACACCATTAACAAAAAGTACATACAttgaaaggaaaatacaaaCTTGACCAATAGATACCAATAGATTACTTTAAATAACAAATTTCAGTACAAGTACAACATCCTGTAGAGTCTCAATTGACAAAAGAACAATTCTAAGGACCAGCTTAGGGAGAAATTAAGAACCAAGGAGAAGAATCATAACATTAATTGAACATCTTAGGTCAAGAGATACACTGAAAAATGCATCTGGCATCATTTACTGAACCTTCAGTCACTAACAACTACAGAGGTTCACCCAATAATAATGCAAGTAATTTTCTTGCAACTTTCGAGAGCAGACTACACTAAAGGCAAAAGAGCCCTGCTTTTTTAAGCAGGTTccagaaaagacaaaaacaagaaTCAATACAATGCTTCATTGATGAAGTTTGAAAGAAGTGCAAAGGAGCAAGGCAAAGCCCAAGAAACAAAGAAGTGCGGCAAATAGAACCCTCAAGTACCAAAATTGAAAATACTAAGCATTTCCCCTACTATTTTTTGTAAGTTTCTCTTTTTCCAATATAAGGATCCCCTAATCCTGAATGCGTGTTGTCCAATGTCAAAGGCCCTctgaatttcaaaattcaattgACCGACACATATTGAACAAATATCCAGCTGGCTGTGTCAGAAACATATCTATATCTCAAACATGTCAAAGTCTGGGCTTTGAAGTATTAGTGCACATAGAATGAGATCATCCACAACTGGTGACCAATGGAATAGGAAAAAATACCTCGAATTGGCTTTCATCTTCAGGATTTAAACCATATCTTAAAATGAAACCTAGCATACTCATTCACATTCAGAAATATAAACAGTTTTAGAAATCAAATACCAAATGTTCCATCATTTACTGAACCTTCAGtcacaaacaacaaacagaGGTTCACCCAATAACAATGAGATTGATGTCCCTGATGTTTACGAGAGGTCCGTTCACTGAGGCAACAGACCCCTGCTTTTTTCATCAGGTATTAACACCAAAACAACTATAAAGAAAGGAGAGATCAAGACCTCACAGCAACAAAATTTCCACATcttaaatatacataaaccaaaTCATACCCAACAAAGTTACGGAGTTGAACTTGCAAATACACAATTTAGACCAACAAAGGCAGAAAGTACTATATAATCATCAACGCCATGGTATCCCTCAAATCAAGGACCACAAAACAACAGAACCTTGCGCAACTAATTTTCCTGAAATTTACAAGAGCCGATTTCACTAAAGGCAAAAGGGACCTGCTTTTTTTAATCAGGTTctagaaaagacaaaaacaagaattaatATGTGCTTAATTCATGATGTTCGAATGAAGTGAGAAGGAGGAGGCAAAGATCCAAGACCTTAAGACCAAATATCTCTAAAATTTTACAACCTTTATTTCATTCAAGAGAAACAAAGTGTGGCAAATAAAAAACCCCAAgaaccaaaatttaaaatattaaacatcTCTCTTACTAGTTTTTATGCgtttctcttttaaaaatagAAGAGCCCCTAATCCTGACTCTGGTTGAAATTGGTTTTTGCAAGTTCATCTTGGCTTTTATCATCAGGTTTTAAACCATATCTTAAAATGAAACCCAGCATATTCATTCATGTTCAGAACTATAAACTAAATGTTCCATCATTTACTGAACCTTCAGTCACAATCAATAAACAGAGGTTCACCCAATAACAATGAGACTGATATCCCTGACGTTTACGAGAGACCTGTTCACAGAGGCAACAGACCCCTGCTTTTTTCATCAGGTATTAACACCAGAACAACTGTAAAGAAGGAAACAGGAGAAGACCCCGCAACAACAAAATTTCTACATCTTCAATATACAAAAACCAAATCATATCCAACAAAGGCAGCAAGTAACATATAATCATCACATTTTATCGCAAACCAATTACCATAAAACAACATAGCCTTGTGTTCCaattaataatttcaaatttcctcaaagagaaaaaaaaaatactatcaaGTGTTAAAGAGCAACCAAACAAAGTTGAAGGTCAAACAGTAGCACATCGTAATAGGCACCTTGAAATGAACCCTGAGGTCGCAGCCCCTAGCCTTGCAGGCTgcattaaattcaaacatgaAAGAAACTATCAGATCTGAAATGATAAACGCTgaaaccaaaacccaaaatacgTAAAAACCTGAGGCGCCCAGAGGAGTAAAAACGAAAATGGTACTTACATTTGGTGGGGTTGTCTGGCTCTCTGGAGTACTTCACCTGAAAAAACCAAATACAGTCAGATTGTTTAGATTAGCGGAGATTTTGAGGACAAGCTATGTTTATGTTGCATTTGAAGAAACGAAAGAGAATAGTCTGGATACCATGGCTGGCGGctgatgaggatgaggatggTTCAGCTGCCTCGGTGAAACTTCGATTTGCTCTTAAGTAGCAGAGAGGAGAAGAGGAGGCGGTAGACTCGTTTTATAAAGGGTGAAACATGAAACCCTAATGTATTGCTGGCCTTTATTTGGGCCGGGCTTAATTTGAGAGGCCCAGCTAATTCAGtcagcccaaaaaaaaacaaagaaacaaaacgTCACTGGGCCTTCAGgactctttttctcttttctgtttttttttttaaaaaataaataaattataacgATTTCTTACACAAAACTAATCACAAGATTATATTACGCTAAAGCTCGGATAAATTCCAAATCAATTAAGAAATTCGAACTCTGGCTAATAATATGGGAAGCATATTTTCTTGCCAGTGGAGGCAATTCAATGACTGTTGGCTCCTACCAATAATGATaccaaaagaacaaataaaaaaaaattgaaacaaatacACAAATAAGAGATGATATATAGACAAAGAGTAACATTATACTTCACAccattattatattattacgTTAATGTGACTTGACATGGGTTAGTagcctttgatttttttattttttaacaagatTCAAGAGCTACAAACTCATGTCATATCAGTACAGTGTGATTATAGTATTagaaatagcatttctcatagaTAAATAAATGTCCTAGAGAAACTGTGAAGCATATTATTTGGAATTGCGAATCGGCGCGAAATGTTTGGGCTGCCTGACAGTGCCTGTAACAACAAGATCCAAAAGTGTTCTAAAATGGAGATGACGTTTCCAAACATTATTGTGAATTTGGGCAAAAAGTTGGATGATGGGGAGATGCAAATGGTGGTCGTAGTGGCAAGACTTTTGTGGCTACGGAGAAACAAAGTAGTTTATGGAGGAGACCTCACGTCACCAACTCACATTACGGAGACTGCACTCTCCCAGCTAGAAAATTACAGTAAGGCGAAACAAGAAAGACCGATGACCAATACTAAGCCTCTAGTGACAGATTCCGAGAAGTGGTGCAAGCCTCAAGTAGGTTTTATCAAACTAAATTGGGATGCGGTCATCGATATTCAAAGGCAGTAGATGGGTGTAGGCATCATCGCTCGCGACCACACAAGTGCAGTTTTGGCAGCCGTCAGTGCTTCAAGACCCCACGTTACTGACCCAGGCACAACTTAAGCTATAGTAGCCTGGAGACTGGTGGAAGTTGGAACTTCAATGGGTCTCTCTAAGGTTGTCCTAGAAGGCGACTCTCTTGATCGAGGTAGTCACTACTTTGAAAAGTGATGGTCACTGCTGGAGTTGATTTGGGACTATGGTCAGTGATGCAAAAATACTCCTTAATAGCCTCCAAGAATGGCATGTATGCCATGTTAAGCGTTCGGCTAACAATGCAACTCACATGCTTGCTAAGTATGGGCTTTCAGTCCATGAAGACCAATTATGGAATGTAGACCTCCCAGTTTGCATTCGAGATATTGTAATCTCTAATCAGGGAGCTTTTGCAATGAAACaccaatcaaaaaaagaattggaTATAATACATATTCATACCATATATGGCTGTCTTGTTATTTTAATACACAGTAAATAAGCGTTCATGTTTGATTGTGTCTAATTCTTAAAAAtagattttgttaaaagtatGTGTTTGCTCTAGTATTAATGCTTATTGGCTgttaaactaaactaaagagaagtGTATAAAATAGAACTGTATACTTTTGTGGCTATTTAATTGTGGTATCATAATATATTTTGGATATATTCTAACATTGCTAATAGCTTTAGAATCAAATGACACCCTCCACTCCTATAAGTATGAAATGGTAGGTGAAATCGGGAGCTCGAGTTCCCTTAGAAACgttgaataaattaattaaaaaaaaaaaaatcgatggTAAGCATCTTTCTTCTCACTCTTCTATTCTGTGCAGATTAGTCATCTCAAATGAGTTGAAGAGCATACTCTACATAATCATTTTAGAAAAGGAAAGTAAAAACATAAGTATCTAACTTGGGAGAGAATGAAAGTATATTTGACTCCGTTcgttaatatattttttgaaagtgttttttttttttttttcttcaaaaaaatgaataatacgCGTTCCAAACTGTCCACCGATGCACTGTATAGTGCTTTTCAATTACATTTCTGTATGTATAATGCAAGAACCTTACGCTAGTTGGCTAAAAGGCTGAAATGACTTCTGATCTCTGTTGTTCCAAAGCCATGACTTGGTGGTGTTTGTGTTTGGAATCAGAATGACAATCAACGTGAAGTTATCATGACTTGTTGAGAGGATGAGATGTACAAGAATGGTATAGAAACGTCGTGCAATTTCTAAATCTTAAGAACAAGTTGTAAGATTATCACCAAATATTGACAGTATTTTGCCTCATTTTACGATcctttaatatgatataaaatagGAAAGAGACTGGGTTTCGAAAATTGTATAATCCAAGGTAATTAAATGAAACAATTGAAAATCGAAAGCATTGTGATCAAGCAAATAAACGTGGCTTTGAGCCAAAAGGGACACGGCCAATATCCAGAttaaggtttagggtttttgagtTTATGGTTTGGGGTTCAATCAGTCTATTGGCCTTTAAGCAAAGAGGATTAGAGAAGAATGAAGTATTGAATGAATGAATTCAAAAACTGATATTGATTTTATTAAACTATCTTATTCAAGATTGATTTTCCAACCAATACAGGGCCAGCCCTTCTTGGTATGTTTGCAAAGAAACCTGCCACTGTGAAACTAAAAGATATAGCTAGACATGAAACTAGAATAAGCAATAACATCCACCCAGTCCGGGAAAAGGCTTTTCAACTTCTTTGCCCCATCGACTAAATTTTGGTCTAATACAGCAACTTCCACTCTTAAATCCTCAGAACTGCTGGCCTGTAAAAACCAAGAAGTTGAGCATGATTAGTAATGGCCACAAGAAGAGATAGGGACAAGGTGAAACTAAACCGTGACCAAACTTTACCTCTAACCAGAAGGTCCAATTCTCATGGCTGGCTCCACTAAGTCTACATATATATGAAGGCGGACTACCATCGATTGTTTCAGGAGCTGTACCGGTTTCACAAAGGGTAAAATTTCTACAACAAAGTGAAGTCTTTAGGCCAAAACCAAAGTGGAATGTGAAGGAATTTTCATACCTGGAAGAATACTATCCGCAAATGACCAACTGGATAAAGGACCAGTAATGTTAAGGACTGTAACCCAAACCTCCTCAAGGGTACTGAAAGGAAGACAACACATTAAGATGTTTAAACCTTACAACTGAAACGTTTTAACACATTATGAAAATCTGTGTTTTCAACTATATCTAAACAAACTAATGGACCGTTTACGTGCATCTATGTAATGGCAAGACACGTATTAACACCCCGTGGATAACGAGGAAGCAAGAGTGGGAGGTTTACTTCAAAGCTCAACTTTGTTCACTTGTTTCAATCATGTAAAGAAATAGCTTTCAACTATTGCAATGAACATTTCACATGCCTAGTATGTGATTTATACGG
This window encodes:
- the LOC132179320 gene encoding large ribosomal subunit protein uL22y; this encodes MVKYSREPDNPTKSCKARGCDLRVHFKNTRETAFAIRKLPLVKAKRYLEDVLAHKQAIPFRRFCRGVGRTAQAKNRHSNGQGRWPAKSAKFILDLLKNAESNAEVKGLDVDALHISHIQVNQAQKQRRRTYRAHGRINPYMSSPCHIELVLSEKEEPVKKEPETQLTTSKSKKSQALRSGASS